The genomic window TGGCCAGCATGTCCAGGTTCGTGGGCACGGCCAGCTCCAGGAACGTGAGCTCGACCTGGACCTCGTCATTCGCGAACGCGTAGATGGTCCGCGTCGGCCGGACGTCCACCGAGGCCTGGGGCAGCGCCGGGACCGACTTGGGCTCCGGGCCCATCAGGCGGTAGGCCTTGCCGTCGATGCGGACGAGGCTCGCCAGCGGCATGGGCGCGCCGGTCCAGTGCCGCGTGACGTCGTCGGTGAGGCGGTCGGCCGCCGACCAGACGCTGAAGTACGGGTCGTGCGTCACCAGCGGCACCGCCGGCGGGCGGAAGCCGGCGGGCGCCAGGGGATAGGCCTCGTCCGCGGCCGCGACGGGGGCCGTCGCCGCGAGGGCCAGGCCCGCCGCGATCGCGAGCCCGAGTGCGAGCAGGGGCGCGTGGGGGCGCCGTGGGGATGGTCGATTCATGGGGTTCTCAGGCTCTCCATCTGCGGTGTGGGAATCCCCCGATAGTAGTGCCCCCGCCGCGAGGATGCCATCGGCCAGTCGCCGGAAAAGCGGGAAGCGGCGGGCCGGCGTGCCCGGCTTTTCCGGCCAAGAGCCGTTCCCGAAACGGGCCGCCGGCCCTAAGCTAGAATGCGGCCCTGATCCGCAAGTCCACGTCGCCAGAAGGCAGATTGCCCCATGAGGATGCTCCCGTCGCCTTCGCCTCCGCCTCCACCGTCGCCGCCGCGGCCCGCGTCCCGCGGCGGGCTGGGGCTCGGGCTCGCCTTCCTGGCCGCGCTGGGCCTCGGCCTGGCCTCGCACGCGGGCTTCGGCGCCGGCGGCCCGGGGCGCGACCCGCAGGTCGGCCGGTCGTTCCGCGTGCCGTATCGCCTCACGGACACGAACCACTTCCTGGTCCGGGTGCGGATCAACGGCAAGGGCCCGTTCAACTTCCTGGTCGACTCCGGCGCCCCGGCGCTGTTCGTCGCCACGGAGACCGCCGCGCAGATCGGCCTGAAGCCGAAGAAGGGCCAGTTCTGGTCGCCCGTGGAGCGGCTCGACTTCGAGGGCGGCGCGACGCTGAAGGACGTGAAGGCGCGCGTCGAGGACCCGTTCCAGCTCGTCGGCATGAACGCCCTGGGCCTGCCCGGGGCGTCGATCCACGGCATCCTCGGGTTCACGATCCTGGCGCGGTTCCGGCTCGAGATCGACCCCAGCCGCGACCGCATGACCTGGACGCGGCTGGACCACGACCCGGCGGATCCCCCGGTGCCGCCCCAGGACGACCGCGAGGGCCCGCCGGCCGAGCTGAGGGCCATGAACGCGATCGGCCCGCTCGCCAAGGGCCTGGCCTTCCTCATGGGCAAGCAGCCGGAGGAG from Aquisphaera giovannonii includes these protein-coding regions:
- a CDS encoding PDZ domain-containing protein; amino-acid sequence: MRMLPSPSPPPPPSPPRPASRGGLGLGLAFLAALGLGLASHAGFGAGGPGRDPQVGRSFRVPYRLTDTNHFLVRVRINGKGPFNFLVDSGAPALFVATETAAQIGLKPKKGQFWSPVERLDFEGGATLKDVKARVEDPFQLVGMNALGLPGASIHGILGFTILARFRLEIDPSRDRMTWTRLDHDPADPPVPPQDDREGPPAELRAMNAIGPLAKGLAFLMGKQPEEERLPRGFLGLEWSGPEAGGRVRVDRAVEGSPAAKADLRAGDEIVRINGRSVDGLKAAHAATAALRPGDSVSLVVRREGAERTANFKAGEGF